CCAACCCAATAGAGCAATTTTAGCGCGAAAGATTGCTCTAGACGAATGCCGCGCTGTGTCGGCACCAGCACAATGCGATACCAAATGACAGCACCCAGTCCTAAAAATACTATTCCGATCACGGTAGTCGTTAATCTTGAACTAAAAGCGATTTCCCACAGGGCGCCCTGATCGGCGCTTAAATTTAAAATTTCAGCACCAATATGGCGTTGAACCTCGCCAAAATAGCTGATATCAGCGATATAGTAGGCAAACAGGATAAATAAAATCATGCCACTTAACCAAGTAGCCACTGGGCGAACCCACGTATGTTGAATAATTTTAAATGGGAAGCTCAATACCGCCAACATGGGAATACACGCCAGCATAACTGTCACACTATCAAACTGCACACCTTTGATAAAACTCATCAGAATTTCGTTAAGTGTTAACGCCTGAAAAGTTTGATAATGAACAATATAAAAGCCCAAACGGCAAACAAAAAAGCCAAGTATTGCAAATAAAATAATGCGAATAGGTAACATAAAACTCGCCATAAAACGATTAACCTCCAAATAATTTTTCTTTACTTCTACTTTCATCATGAGATTATTATTTTCTGGAAAGTAGAAAACTGCATAAAATAGCATAGTTTCTTTAAGAGAAGGCAGAGAATAATGCCCACATCATAATAAATCAAGCCTTAAGGACGATAAATTTGGTAAAATTCTTTTTAGCCAATGTATAATTTGATGATTTACTTATTGATTTTAAGTGTAACGGATATTTTTTTATGCAAAATATTACCCTTTATCGTCGCACACTTGCTTGCGCCAATTGGCATAAGCAACAGCAAGATATTCCCACATATGTATTTCCTTGGTTGGCAGAAAATGGTTCCTTAACGCAAAAATTGCAGCACATTTGTCGCCAATTGGAAGTAGAGGTCATCCAGCAAGGTTGGATAAATGCGTCACCATATAATCCAAAAACTTCCTCAAAAATCACCGCACTTAACGAACCCTATTGGCTACGCGAAGTGTTGATTAAAGGCGATGGTGATCCTTGGATCTTTGCCCAAACCCGATTACCAAAATCGACCGTAGAACAAGTGGCATCCGATGTGTTGACGCTTGGCAATAGCGCAATTGGGTTATGGCTTTTCCCGCAACAACCCAAAAGACAAGATTTAACGTGGAGCCAAGATCCACAAAGCGGGCTTTTTGCGCGTAGTTCATCCTTATTATTGCAACAATATCCTTTAGAAATCCAAGAGTTATTTTTACCGCACTTTTCGTTTCCTTAAGCATCGTGCCTCTTAAATTTAGCACTAATCAAATAAATTTTTTTACGCAAAGACTATCAATTTTCTAGGAAGTGATTTAAAATTTCCTGATTTTTTGAATTTTCCACACAATATAAAAAATAAAGAGGCAGAAAATGAAAATTGTTGAAGTTAATCATCCGTTAGTTAAACATAAATTGGGCTTGATGCGCGCCGCTGACATCAGCACCAAACACTTTCGTGAATTAGCCACTGAAGTAGGTAGTTTATTGACCTATGAAGCGACTGCCGATTTAGAGATAGAAAAAGTAATCATTGAAGGGTGGTGCGGGCCGGTAGAAATCGATCGCATCAAAGGGAAAAAAGTCACAGTCGTACCGATTTTGCGTGCCGGTCTTGGCATGATGGACGGAGTTTTGGAACATATTCCAAGCGCACGTATTAGCGTAGTTGGGATGTACCGTGACGAAGAAACCTTGGAGCCGGTACCTTATTTCCAAAAATTAGCCAGCGATTTAGATGAACGTTTGGCTATCGTGGTTGACCCAATGTTAGCGACCGGCGGTTCTATGATTGCTACTATTGATTTATTAAAACAACGCGGTTGCCAACACTTTAAAATTTTAGTGTTGGTTGCCGCGCCGGAAGGGATTGCCGCTCTTGAAAAAGCGCATCCTGATGTCGAATTATATACCGCATCCATTGATAAACACCTAAATGACCAAGGTTACATTATTCCGGGTTTAGGTGATGCAGGTGACAAGATTTTTGGAACAAAATAATCCAAAAAATAAAGCGGCATTATTTGCCGCTTTTTTCCGTGCGATTTCGCTTAAAAACCGACCGCACTTTCAAGTTAATTCAGACAGCGAGTTGAAACTTAAATGACAGAAAAAATTGAAATCCCTGCACCAATTGAGGTGCAAAGCAAAGCGAAACAGGCGTTTGTTGGTTTGCAAATGTTGTTTGTCGCCTTCGGCGCCCTCGTTTTAGTGCCATTAATTACCGGTTTAGATGCAAATACTGCGTTACTCACCGCCGGTATCGGAACATTGCTTTTCCAACTTTGTACCGGCAAACAAGTACCGATTTTCCTAGCATCCTCCTTTGCTTTTATTGCGCCAATTCAGTATGGCGTTGCCACTTGGGGAATCGCAGTCACCATGGGCGGCTTGGTTTGTACCGGATTTGTCTATCTGGCGTTAAGTACCTTAGTTAAACTCAAAGGAGCCGGTGCGTTACAAAAAATCTTCCCACCAGTCGTAGTTGGTCCGGTCATTATCATTATCGGGATGGGCCTTGCGCCCGTCGCGGTCGATATGGCGTTAGGCAAAAATGGCAACTATGAATACAATGATGCAGTATTGGTTTCGATGGTTACTTTATTGACCACTTTATGCGTGGCGGTTTTCTCTAAGGGAATGATGAAACTTATCCCGATTATGTTCGGTATCCTGGTGGGCTATGTGTTATGCCTGTTCCTTGGGCTGATTAATTTCCAACCGGTTTTGGATGCGCCTTGGTTCAGCCTACCGAAAATCACGACGCCGGAATTTAAACTGGAAGCCATTTTATATTTACTTCCTATCGCTATCGCACCAGCGGTAGAACACGTGGGCGGGATTATGGCAATCAGCTCCGTCACTGGAAAAGATTTCCTCAAAAAACCGGGCTTACATCGCACCTTATTGGGCGATGGTATTGCCACTTCTGCCGCCTCCTTACTCGGCGGTCCACCAAATACCACTTACGCGGAAGTAACTGGCGCGGTGATGTTAACCCGTAACTTTAATCCAAACATTATGACTTGGGCGGCAGTTTGGGCGATTGCCATTTCGTTCTGTGGAAAGGTCGGCGCATTCTTATCCACTATCCCAACGATCGTGATGGGTGGTATCATGATGTTAGTTTTCGGCTCCATTGCGGTAGTAGGTATGAGTACGCTGATTCGAGGCAAAGTTGATGTCACCGAAGCGCGTAACCTGTGCATTATTTCAGTGGTTATGACTTTTGGGATCGGCGGAATGTTCGTCAACTTCGGCGAAATTTCCTTAAAAGGCATTAGCTTATGCGCAGTCGTCGCCATTATCCTAAACTTAATTTTACCACCAGCAAAAAATCAAATTGAAGATTAATTTTTAAACAAAAAACAGAGATAGGCTTGCTTATCTCTGTTTTTTTCGTA
This portion of the [Pasteurella] aerogenes genome encodes:
- the ubiC gene encoding putative chorismate--pyruvate lyase, giving the protein MQNITLYRRTLACANWHKQQQDIPTYVFPWLAENGSLTQKLQHICRQLEVEVIQQGWINASPYNPKTSSKITALNEPYWLREVLIKGDGDPWIFAQTRLPKSTVEQVASDVLTLGNSAIGLWLFPQQPKRQDLTWSQDPQSGLFARSSSLLLQQYPLEIQELFLPHFSFP
- the upp gene encoding uracil phosphoribosyltransferase, encoding MKIVEVNHPLVKHKLGLMRAADISTKHFRELATEVGSLLTYEATADLEIEKVIIEGWCGPVEIDRIKGKKVTVVPILRAGLGMMDGVLEHIPSARISVVGMYRDEETLEPVPYFQKLASDLDERLAIVVDPMLATGGSMIATIDLLKQRGCQHFKILVLVAAPEGIAALEKAHPDVELYTASIDKHLNDQGYIIPGLGDAGDKIFGTK
- the uraA_2 gene encoding uracil permease; its protein translation is MTEKIEIPAPIEVQSKAKQAFVGLQMLFVAFGALVLVPLITGLDANTALLTAGIGTLLFQLCTGKQVPIFLASSFAFIAPIQYGVATWGIAVTMGGLVCTGFVYLALSTLVKLKGAGALQKIFPPVVVGPVIIIIGMGLAPVAVDMALGKNGNYEYNDAVLVSMVTLLTTLCVAVFSKGMMKLIPIMFGILVGYVLCLFLGLINFQPVLDAPWFSLPKITTPEFKLEAILYLLPIAIAPAVEHVGGIMAISSVTGKDFLKKPGLHRTLLGDGIATSAASLLGGPPNTTYAEVTGAVMLTRNFNPNIMTWAAVWAIAISFCGKVGAFLSTIPTIVMGGIMMLVFGSIAVVGMSTLIRGKVDVTEARNLCIISVVMTFGIGGMFVNFGEISLKGISLCAVVAIILNLILPPAKNQIED